The window ATTTCCCATTACTCCTTTCATCTCTACAAAAAGCTTGTTTTGGATTTCTGGGTATTTCACTAAATTCGCCATTATCCACTGCAAGGCTGTGGACGTTGTATCGGTGCCGGCGTTGAGGAATTCGGAGCATAAAGTAACTAATTCGTCATCATTAAGCTTTCTCTTCTCGTCAGGGAGCTCCAATTCAAGCAACGTATCAACATATGACAccactatttcttcttcttcattttggGCTTTGTTTTCTCTGTTTCCATTGGCTTTCCTTCGGGCTTCGATCAAACGAGTTAGGACCTTCTCTTGGTTCTTTCTTAGTTGGAAAAACGCCTCCCAGCGTTTTCGAAACAAAATCTTTGTGAATTTAGGCCAGAAATTGAGAATGTTAAAACGCTGAAAACTCAATATCATTGCTCGCTCCACGTTCTCGACTTCGCGAATCTGGGATTCATCAAGCTTATCCCCGAAACACATCAACACCAACAAACAAAACATGGCATACTGAAAATTCTCAATGACTGAGACGGGGTTTCCAGATTCAGACTGAGACTGAAGACGATTGAGAAGAATATCCAAAACCCACTTGCGAGCTTCACTGTAGGACCTGACACGAGAAGGATGGAGAATTTGAGAAGTGAGATTGCGGCGGAGGAGGCGCCAAAGCGGGCCGTAAGAAGCAGAGCTAATGTTGTGTTGGTTGGAAGTGATGACTTTACCAACGGATAGCGCCGGTGGACGGTCAGCAAAGAGAGCACCATTTTGGACGAGGATCTTGTGGGCAATTGAACGGTCGGCGATGAAGACAGTAGGTCTGGAGCCGATGCGGAGGGTGAGAACAGGACCATATTTAGCGACGAAACTCCGGAGAAGAGACTCGATTTGGAGGGAGGATCTGCGGAGCCATAGGAAATTGGTGAGGATGGGGATCGAAGGAGGGCCTGGTGGAAGCTTTGTGGAGGTTTGGAAATGGGTAAAAATGGAGGTGAGAAGAGAGCAGATGGAGAGGGAGATTAAGAAGATGAACCATATCTCCATTTTTGTGGTGTGGTTAATTTTGTTGAATCCAAACAGAAACGGCACACTGTTATATAACACACAAAAGCTAAAGAAGTCTGTTTTTCAACAACACTACAATGGTTGGAGTTGAAGATATTTTTTAGGAAGGTTTTTTTGGCGTGAATAGAAGTCACTTTCAAATATTGTTTTGAACTCAATTTCTAAAAATCTCCTTGGATTTTATCATCTATTTCaaaagtatatatttttttaaaaacatgcAGTGTCCTTTCAATCTCTAGAAAGTACGAAATTGAAAGTGTGACGCGCTTTCACACTTCATAACAAAATTGACACTTACATATCTAACATATGTCACATATTCGTATATGACTTTTATCTTCTGAAAAAGAAAGCACGATTAATTTGATAACTTAAGATAACACTCAAGCTAATAACTGAAGTAGTAACACTCAAGCTAATAATTGAAGTAACAGCATAAGAAACAAGCAGTAAAAGGAataatcaaaacataaagattTGGTGACCCAATTTGAGATACGATATCTACATTCTAGGGGGTCTCCAACCCATAGAACGAGATCATATATTTGCCTTATGattgatcaatgaatatatgATAATTGCCACTAGTACAGACATCAACATAGAAGACTATTATGATGTACATAGTGATTCCTAGAATACTGATACTATATCTTGGAAGCTCGACTCATGTACATCAGGGTGTACTCCCCCTGAATCCAATGTCATAAAGTCGCGTTATTAGTCAAGAGCCCTCTTAACCATCAACAATCTCCTTGATCCTCCTCTTTGCAATCAATAATCATTGCAGAATATAGATTCCATGCGAGATGAATTCATCAAACTTAGATGCATACTTGCTTGAACTTCAACAGTTTAGCAACCCCAATTGAAGGCCCAATTTCTGTGAATTACGCACCTCGAACCAAGACAACCTACCTACAACAAATAGGCCCAAACCAAATGCATAATAGCCCACAGAAACAGGAGTCAAATCCAAACCATCCATAGCAGAAAAGATAAAAATAGAGAAGCAACTCAAGCCACAAACAGAAGTGCAGAAAACCAAGCTATATTCCAAAAGCTATAATCCAAGTAGAGAACAGAACCAATAAGAAGAGTAAACAGATCCAAGACAGACCAGCAGAGGACACCAAAAGCCAGCAAACATAAAGTTCACACATCTAAGAGCAAAATAGCATAACAACCAACAAGAATAACCAACCACCTATAATCACTCCTCCGTGCTTTCATAGATAAATAAAATCATGGAGTTGGGGCCTGACTAAAGGATCCTTCGCTGTGATATGGAAGAAGTATTGTTAGAGACTGAAGTAGAGAGTCCACAACAGCACATCACTCAGTCAAACTATGAATAACACCTCCTAAAGTCTGAATGGTCCCACTAAGAGAATGTGATTTGGCATAAAGATGTTCCAGAATCTTCATGGCTAAAGTAAAAGGAAGCAACACCCCATCATCCGACATTTGACCCCCAGCACGAAGATTTTGATCACCACTCCTCGAGGGACAAAAATTATGCACAATATTAGGAACATGAGACCCTTGGAAGAGGCGATAGCTTAGCGAAAGAGTCTTCGGATCAAGGCTAGcttaaaacgataatttgatcCAACTGTCgttacaaacacttgtgaaggactaacttactttTATTGATCTATATCtatggacacagaaatatatctatagtgagaagattACAGCTATGGGTCATTAGTGGAGCATACACATAGTTAAAGTGTAcacatagttaacgaatattgattaaggTGATTAATAATTTTAGCGAATTAATCTTATATCATTGTAGCTTTTGACCTATAGGTTctttaggtccccttcctaactcataaagggtaatgaggttaatatatattgattgtaatttgaaaattcaaatttaccttggaaattaatataatgtatggtgatacattataatataaagtttatactttaattaaactttataacataaatttaatttttagatatgattcaaaattaatttatgagagaataaaatatttggatgagttcaaatattaatttaatgtgaactagattcatattaaaactatagattaagATTTAATGCGTATaggatacacattaaaactatatgttatgagagaaatttatatatgaatatgattcatatttggattaaattaaatataggatatttaatttagaaattaattaattttagaattaattaataattatatttaattaaattaaaactataggttatgtaaGGGGAAATTTTCATAACTGTAAGGGTAATAAAAATAGTAGTAATTTtttgaataattattaagtatgtagcaacattttaaaaaaaattgcaaatatagcaaagtctatcagtgatagacttctatcgttgatagactcttatggtttatcagtgatagaccaacatttgctacatggtctataagtgatagacttctatcattgatagattttgacaaattttgttatatttgcaatttttgtaaaattttgctatatacttaattattttgaatataattgctacatttgcaactatccctaaatataacaaactactaaaatatttatggcctgtgtgacaaagcccataaagttagggTTTGtgcttccatctttcttctcctcttcactgcgatttctttctattgtctttctttctttctttctctttttttcccgctgcaatttctttccattgtctttctctttttttttacgttgtttagatttgtaaaccaaatctgatttctttccatctctttcttctttttctttttcttttttcactgcgatttcttttcatcatctttctttttttcttcctcttttcttacatcgtttagattagcgtaaccaaatctaaaagatcgtgtataaagaatcttgaaaataaccaagtctaaacgatcgtataaaaaaaataaacgatacgtaccaaaataattaaaaaaatcgtttagccaaatctaaacgatcatgtaccaaaagaatcttgaaaaaattcgtttagccgAATCTAAATGATAccaaatttaagaaaataaaactcgTGCTAAATTTAAACGGTCAtgtaatcatatctaaacgaccatcgtgtaaccaaattaaataatagaattcaaaaaataaatggtttagattttgctattcaaatctaaaccaaaatctaaacgacaaaatctaaacgatcaagtaccaaacaatagccaaatctaaactttcatgtaccaaatatattatgcacgtTGTTGATGGTGTGGTTGATTGGGAATTTTTTGTACTTTTCATTGTGAGCCTCTaggctttttttgttttcgaaattgttttatatagtgtaaatattttgtcgctttgttatattttttaaaagatcccttaTGTGAGAGATGTtcatttgaatatgatttaaatggaatagaaatgaaatattatttaattaattaattaatttagggatctttttaataatataacaaagcggcaagttatttacactcaataaaacaatttcagaaacgaaaaaagctcataggcccacaatgcgaaataccaaaaatacccaaAGAAACATGCGATTAATCGTTCCACGTGATGGAAAGTATACAAATTCAGCGGAAACAAGATCGGAtaattactctaattgcaattaattaacaaaatagcTCTAAACTGAAAAAAGTTAGAATTAGGGTTTTTAGGAAAAGATTACGTTCGAAGCTCcgattgatgcttgaaccaccactagggttAAACTACTATCCTCTGGACtcagaaccgggttgtgggacccgttggatgaaggaaaacgggagagagaaagaaagatggaaaaatatggaaatgggttgggtttgattttttttttaggaaaaaccAGCCCAATTTTGTTATTTAGAAAATAAGCCAACCCCTTTTTTTGAGGCCCTAAGAGCTCAATTTATAGAGGCTTTTCATGCAAGGTTACATGTGCATGCAAACACATGGCTCAACAACACATAACCgactaaccattagtgggcttaatgtcattatagtttgctaacacctagcccactatagttagtaggtttatccaacaaaatgttggattttcccactaactgtAGTCAAAgagtaaaattgtcatttggtcaaagtcaaactttgacttttcaaaccaaaaaagtcaacattttgactttttacaattttgtccgtcttgactaattttgacctttcgagcatgaatccacatttattttctcaagattcaaatcacatttgaatatattgccgatcaaagtttaacttttcaaagtcaaaagtcaacattttgacttttcacaactttgactatttctaTCTTTTCCGAGCTTTTGAGTATGAATGCGCTagatctttaatatttaaataccataaagctctattagtaatctaaaaaaccgacggctatatcacatatacttgtcggtttctctctcctttctcatttcaaacaattcgactcattccattatattgttctaagttaattccgtatgagctagcaggggaacctaatggacctatagatcatgggctccaatgaaccaagattaactagctaaacaattttagaccaa is drawn from Cucumis melo cultivar AY chromosome 11, USDA_Cmelo_AY_1.0, whole genome shotgun sequence and contains these coding sequences:
- the ACT11D09.3 gene encoding cytochrome P450 89A2 — translated: MEIWFIFLISLSICSLLTSIFTHFQTSTKLPPGPPSIPILTNFLWLRRSSLQIESLLRSFVAKYGPVLTLRIGSRPTVFIADRSIAHKILVQNGALFADRPPALSVGKVITSNQHNISSASYGPLWRLLRRNLTSQILHPSRVRSYSEARKWVLDILLNRLQSQSESGNPVSVIENFQYAMFCLLVLMCFGDKLDESQIREVENVERAMILSFQRFNILNFWPKFTKILFRKRWEAFFQLRKNQEKVLTRLIEARRKANGNRENKAQNEEEEIVVSYVDTLLELELPDEKRKLNDDELVTLCSEFLNAGTDTTSTALQWIMANLVKYPEIQNKLFVEMKGVMGNGSREEVKEEVLGKLPYLKAVVLEGLRRHPPAHFVLPHAVKEDTELENYVIPKNVTVNFMVAEIGRDPKVWEDPTAFNPERFMKGGKEKEEQVAEFDITGSKEIKMMPFGAGRRICPGFGLAILHLEYFVANLVWRFEWKVVDGDEVDMSEKVELTVAMKKPLKAKIHPRIHTES